From Psychroflexus torquis ATCC 700755, the proteins below share one genomic window:
- a CDS encoding short-chain dehydrogenase/reductase, which produces MSTQISILGCGWLGIPLAKALLQKGYKIKGSTTSSEKLEVLKSEGIQPFKIELKERKVIGDIASFLEGSEILIIDIPPGLRRNPTSDYIAKIKPLLQAISVSSLSKVLYISSTGIFEDHESIPGYTEYYLFSTSEIKANPLIEAEQLVLNLSMAKASVLRFGGLVGEGRHPIQFLAGRKGLQNPEAPVNLIHLSNCIRLILEVINQDEFGHIYHGVETIKLSKQAYYIKKAKDHDLVPPEFDHTQTNKGKTIRMDWTSKTLGIQLENKA; this is translated from the coding sequence ATGTCCACTCAGATTTCTATTTTAGGATGTGGTTGGTTAGGAATTCCTTTAGCTAAGGCCTTGCTCCAAAAAGGCTATAAAATTAAAGGGTCTACGACTTCTAGCGAAAAACTAGAAGTACTTAAGTCAGAAGGCATCCAGCCTTTTAAAATTGAATTGAAGGAGAGGAAAGTCATCGGTGATATCGCTAGCTTCCTTGAGGGTTCTGAAATTTTGATCATCGATATTCCACCAGGCTTAAGGCGAAATCCCACTTCCGATTATATTGCTAAGATTAAGCCTTTGTTACAGGCTATTTCAGTTTCATCACTTTCAAAAGTCTTATACATCAGTTCTACAGGTATTTTTGAAGATCATGAATCCATTCCTGGTTATACTGAGTACTATCTATTTAGCACTTCAGAAATTAAGGCTAATCCCCTTATAGAGGCAGAACAGCTTGTCCTGAATTTAAGCATGGCCAAAGCTAGTGTGTTAAGATTTGGAGGTTTAGTAGGAGAAGGCAGGCATCCTATTCAATTTCTTGCAGGAAGAAAAGGCCTACAAAATCCAGAGGCTCCCGTAAATTTGATTCATTTATCCAACTGTATTCGATTGATTTTAGAAGTGATAAATCAAGATGAATTCGGGCACATTTATCATGGTGTAGAAACCATTAAACTTTCTAAGCAAGCTTATTATATTAAAAAAGCTAAAGACCATGATCTCGTTCCTCCAGAATTTGATCATACACAAACCAACAAAGGCAAAACAATACGTATGGATTGGACGTCAAAAACCCTAGGCATCCAATTAGAGAATAAGGCTTAA
- a CDS encoding PorP/SprF family type IX secretion system membrane protein — MKNIYIPLFAILCLFTITNVTAQQDPQYTQYMYNMNVINPAYAGSKESLSVGALYRGQWSGIDGAPRTFTFNAHTPLGDGFGVGLSAITDQIGPVDETNLYADISYTIDVGQNSKLAFGIKAGATLQNSNFTDLYLQDEMDPAFQEDLSEIYPSVGAGVLYYTDKFYLGLSMPNFLSSTHLEVDGREFGSEEQHYFVTAGYVFDINDYIKFKPSTLVKSELNSAVSFDVNANFLFHEKLEVGVSYRYEDAISALASIRATDLVQIGFAIDTTKSNLNNPSYEAFIIFDIFFKKKTYVSPRYF; from the coding sequence ATGAAAAATATATATATACCTCTTTTCGCCATCTTGTGCTTATTTACTATCACTAACGTAACAGCGCAGCAAGATCCCCAATATACGCAATACATGTACAATATGAACGTTATTAACCCAGCTTACGCTGGCTCTAAAGAAAGCCTTTCTGTTGGTGCTTTGTACAGAGGGCAGTGGTCTGGAATTGATGGCGCACCCCGAACTTTTACTTTTAATGCACATACCCCCTTAGGAGATGGTTTTGGCGTTGGATTGTCAGCTATTACTGATCAAATAGGACCTGTAGACGAAACCAATCTTTATGCAGATATTTCCTACACTATCGATGTTGGACAAAATAGCAAATTGGCTTTTGGTATAAAAGCTGGAGCAACATTACAAAATAGTAACTTTACAGATTTGTATCTCCAAGATGAAATGGATCCTGCTTTTCAAGAAGATCTTAGCGAAATCTATCCTAGTGTAGGTGCTGGAGTTTTATATTATACAGATAAATTTTATTTAGGTCTTTCTATGCCAAATTTCTTAAGTTCTACTCACCTAGAAGTTGATGGAAGAGAATTTGGTTCAGAAGAACAACACTATTTCGTGACAGCAGGTTATGTGTTTGATATCAACGATTATATCAAATTCAAACCCTCTACTTTAGTGAAATCTGAACTGAATTCAGCAGTCTCCTTTGATGTGAATGCCAATTTCTTATTTCACGAAAAGCTTGAAGTAGGCGTTTCCTATAGATATGAAGATGCTATAAGTGCCTTGGCAAGTATAAGAGCTACAGATTTGGTGCAAATAGGGTTTGCTATCGATACAACTAAAAGTAATTTGAACAATCCTTCTTACGAGGCCTTCATTATTTTCGATATTTTCTTCAAAAAGAAAACTTACGTTTCTCCTCGCTATTTTTAA
- a CDS encoding gliding motility-associated C-terminal domain-containing protein, producing MNNQTLMNFKTYLIILSCLILSLSCSSDDSGELNADRNECKITEGISPNEDGLNDNFDLTCLADRTGIATLEIFDRNGRKIYEKDNYRDEFIGESDNGNSLVTGTYFYEIAFEIEDLEYGFSTKGALYINVEQ from the coding sequence ATGAATAATCAAACTTTAATGAATTTCAAAACCTACCTTATTATTTTATCTTGCTTAATTTTATCTCTTTCGTGTAGCTCAGATGATTCAGGTGAACTTAATGCGGATCGAAATGAATGTAAAATTACTGAAGGAATTTCTCCAAATGAAGATGGGCTTAATGATAATTTTGATTTGACTTGTCTTGCAGACCGAACAGGAATTGCCACTTTAGAAATTTTCGACAGAAATGGTCGAAAAATTTACGAGAAAGACAATTATAGAGACGAATTTATCGGAGAATCCGATAATGGAAATAGCTTGGTGACTGGGACTTATTTTTATGAGATTGCTTTCGAAATCGAAGATCTCGAATATGGTTTCAGTACAAAAGGAGCCCTATACATTAACGTAGAACAATAA
- a CDS encoding bifunctional riboflavin kinase/FAD synthetase: MKIYNNVSEFDSSIQTVVTIGTFDGVHMGHRKIIKRLIDSAENGHLQTALLTFYPHPRMVLQQSEDLKLINTIEERKLILEETGLEHLIVHPFTMDFSRLSAREYVEEILVKSLNAKKIVIGYDHHFGRNRTANIEDLKEFGKEFDFEVLEISKQDIEDVAVSSTKIRRSLEDGDLESANTYLSLPFFLSGEIVRGKGLGKNMGYPTANMDIKESYKLIPKQGVYVAASVINGDKHFGMMNIGTNPTVGGKDRSIETFFFDLDKDLYGQHLHIQLLKRIRSEVKFDGLDALIEAMNADEVFAKNYIKVFTNE, translated from the coding sequence GTGAAAATTTACAATAATGTTTCAGAATTTGATTCTAGTATTCAAACGGTAGTGACCATTGGAACCTTTGATGGGGTACACATGGGTCACAGAAAGATCATAAAACGCCTTATTGATTCTGCAGAAAACGGTCACTTGCAAACTGCCCTACTCACCTTCTACCCTCATCCTAGAATGGTCTTGCAACAAAGCGAAGATCTGAAATTGATCAATACCATTGAAGAAAGAAAATTGATCTTGGAGGAAACTGGCTTAGAACACCTCATCGTACACCCCTTTACTATGGATTTTTCAAGACTTTCTGCCAGAGAATATGTCGAAGAGATCTTAGTGAAATCTTTAAATGCTAAAAAAATAGTGATAGGCTACGATCATCACTTTGGAAGAAATAGAACTGCAAATATCGAAGATCTTAAGGAATTTGGTAAAGAGTTTGATTTTGAAGTTCTTGAAATCTCAAAACAAGATATCGAAGATGTAGCCGTGAGTTCTACCAAAATTCGCCGATCCTTGGAAGATGGTGATCTTGAAAGTGCCAATACATATCTTTCCCTTCCTTTTTTTCTCTCTGGAGAAATCGTAAGAGGAAAAGGACTTGGAAAAAATATGGGATATCCAACTGCTAATATGGACATAAAAGAATCTTATAAACTCATCCCCAAACAAGGGGTTTATGTGGCCGCATCTGTCATAAACGGCGATAAGCACTTTGGTATGATGAATATAGGGACCAATCCCACCGTTGGCGGAAAAGACCGCAGCATAGAAACCTTTTTCTTTGACTTGGACAAGGACTTATATGGGCAACACCTTCATATCCAATTGCTGAAACGCATACGAAGTGAGGTAAAATTCGATGGATTAGACGCCTTGATTGAAGCTATGAATGCCGATGAAGTCTTTGCAAAAAACTACATAAAGGTCTTCACTAATGAATAA
- a CDS encoding M20/M25/M40 family metallo-hydrolase → MRKKDYKAIISLLVIITAVWYVFYDLYPSEITDLSTQSKEFSTLRAFEHVKNIGDEPHYIGSDAHNSKRNYIVNELEKMDLQVQTQQGFVLSKKGVLTAPENIITKLEATDSSPNSKALLLLSHYDSAVHSSPGASDAASGVAAILEAVRAFKASKPSFQNDIIILFSDGEEVGLSGAELFVKEHPWINEVGLVLNFESRGSGGPSNMIVETTNGNSKLIDLFAESQGQHPLANSLMYSVYKLLPNDTDSTVFREIADVPSFFFAFIDDHFDYHTALDTPSRLDKGSLSHQGDYLMSSLKGFSNTDLSDLTSQRDQVYFTVTGLGLFHYPFSGVWVIYAVAFAIFIFILIYGLKTKSLTRKEIFLGFVPWLLSLLLSALLIYFAWPLLLQIYPEYSSILQGFPYNGHDYIVVFVAFTLFLVFSIYQFFDHRLNPKNAMIAPLITWFIVLFLLNIFLKGAAFFIIPLLFTLFAFFLMVRFQVPSYLFLLILILPSLSIIAPFIQFFPVGLGLKMGVVSAVFTVLLFGNLLPIFGYFSIKKGVATLALLMAIGFFIKAHLSSGFDVTQPRPNSLVYALDSSTDTAHWFTYDDDLDSWTSPYFKEAKDLTASLDYQSKYNSAYTKSSIADLKAIPNSQIRVDTLEASSPRFKKFRIQLDYQRNLNRIVVSETTKTNFKSFTVNGVTADFYDANDKESSHIHTNRFQKNVIDYYVVNQVPLSFEFEVDKTQPVEFTFNEISFDLLSHPLFSVKERPEDKIPKPFIVNDAIITHQSLNL, encoded by the coding sequence ATGAGAAAAAAAGATTATAAAGCTATTATAAGTTTACTAGTGATAATCACTGCCGTTTGGTATGTTTTTTATGATCTTTATCCTTCAGAAATCACCGATTTATCCACTCAATCTAAAGAGTTTTCAACACTCAGGGCTTTCGAGCATGTCAAAAATATTGGTGACGAACCGCACTACATAGGTTCTGATGCTCATAATTCCAAACGAAATTATATCGTAAATGAACTTGAAAAAATGGATCTTCAAGTTCAAACTCAGCAAGGTTTTGTGCTTTCCAAGAAGGGAGTTCTCACAGCTCCAGAAAATATTATTACAAAGCTAGAAGCCACAGATTCTTCGCCAAACTCTAAGGCTTTATTGCTTCTTTCTCATTACGATTCTGCCGTTCACTCTTCGCCAGGAGCAAGTGACGCAGCTTCTGGAGTAGCTGCCATTCTAGAGGCAGTAAGAGCTTTTAAAGCGAGCAAGCCTTCTTTTCAAAATGACATTATTATTCTTTTTTCCGATGGTGAAGAAGTAGGCCTTTCTGGGGCAGAATTGTTTGTCAAAGAACACCCTTGGATCAATGAGGTTGGTTTGGTCCTGAATTTTGAATCTCGTGGAAGCGGGGGCCCAAGTAATATGATTGTGGAGACCACTAATGGGAATTCTAAATTGATAGACCTTTTTGCAGAATCTCAAGGCCAACATCCGCTCGCCAACTCTCTTATGTATAGCGTGTATAAACTTCTACCCAACGATACAGACTCTACAGTATTTAGAGAAATTGCAGACGTCCCCAGCTTTTTCTTTGCCTTTATAGACGATCATTTCGATTACCATACCGCCTTGGATACACCAAGTCGGTTGGACAAAGGTTCTTTATCCCATCAAGGGGATTATCTGATGTCTTCACTAAAAGGCTTTTCCAATACAGATCTTTCAGACTTAACCTCTCAGCGGGATCAAGTCTACTTTACAGTAACAGGATTGGGACTTTTCCATTATCCATTTTCAGGGGTGTGGGTCATTTATGCTGTTGCTTTTGCGATCTTCATTTTCATCCTGATTTATGGACTAAAAACCAAGTCTCTGACCAGAAAAGAAATTTTCTTAGGTTTTGTCCCTTGGTTGCTAAGTTTACTTTTATCTGCACTCCTCATCTATTTTGCTTGGCCATTATTACTTCAGATTTATCCAGAGTATTCCTCTATTTTGCAAGGATTTCCCTATAATGGGCATGATTATATCGTTGTCTTTGTTGCCTTTACTTTGTTTTTGGTATTTAGCATTTATCAGTTCTTCGATCATAGGTTAAACCCAAAAAATGCTATGATTGCTCCTCTTATAACCTGGTTTATAGTTTTGTTTTTATTGAATATCTTTCTTAAAGGAGCAGCCTTTTTTATTATCCCTTTACTTTTTACGCTTTTTGCTTTCTTCTTAATGGTGAGGTTTCAAGTGCCGTCTTATCTTTTTCTTCTGATTTTAATACTACCTTCTTTAAGCATTATAGCTCCTTTTATTCAATTTTTCCCTGTGGGATTAGGTCTTAAAATGGGGGTGGTGAGTGCTGTTTTTACCGTTTTGTTATTTGGTAACTTATTGCCCATTTTCGGCTATTTCTCTATTAAAAAAGGGGTTGCCACTTTAGCCCTGCTGATGGCGATAGGCTTTTTTATAAAAGCGCATCTTTCGTCTGGTTTTGATGTAACGCAGCCGCGTCCTAATAGCTTAGTGTATGCTTTAGACTCTAGCACCGATACAGCTCATTGGTTTACATACGACGATGACCTAGACTCGTGGACTTCACCTTATTTTAAAGAAGCAAAGGACTTAACCGCTTCACTAGATTACCAGAGTAAATACAATTCAGCCTATACCAAATCGTCAATAGCCGACTTGAAAGCCATCCCAAATTCTCAAATTCGAGTGGATACCTTAGAAGCTTCAAGTCCTAGGTTTAAAAAATTCAGAATACAATTAGACTATCAACGAAATTTAAATAGAATTGTAGTGTCTGAAACTACAAAAACTAATTTTAAATCCTTTACGGTTAATGGAGTTACCGCCGATTTTTATGATGCTAATGATAAAGAGAGTTCACATATACACACCAATCGGTTTCAGAAAAATGTCATTGACTATTATGTAGTGAACCAAGTTCCATTGTCATTTGAATTTGAAGTGGACAAGACACAACCTGTTGAGTTTACCTTTAACGAAATCAGCTTTGATTTGTTGAGTCATCCATTATTTTCAGTAAAAGAGCGCCCTGAAGACAAAATACCCAAGCCATTTATTGTGAATGATGCTATTATAACCCATCAAAGTTTAAATTTATAA
- a CDS encoding OmpA family protein gives MKNLFILSIFCCFASTMLWSQNSDTQKADKYFESFAYVDAIDAYEKLIQKGKANAYVYKQLAIANMKTSNFEASERLFKRYLRSNRNPEAIDYFNYAQTLLINEEYDDFKKAMLDFVDKAPTDQRAKAFLENPDYLMDLQSMTPRFELNKLSLSSDFSDFGAYEFDGKLYFVSARNESRKKYGWDNEPSLDIFVAENVAGTFKNPIEITGYINTKYHEGSIAITKDKSTLYFTRNDFLYEKYRKDDNGVNNLKIYKATLVNGMFQDIQDLPFNDISFSNSNPALSPDGSQLYFSSDRAGGYGSSDLYVVDINADGTYGSPQNLGPTLNTEGRENFPFVDEEDMLYFSSDGHLGLGGLDVFYSKVDSGDFTPPQNLGHPLNSNADDFAFTYNGNVELGFVSSNRTSTKKEERTDNIYRAKLVSPLEQTSVLVEVVDANTEVYIQEAQLIFYDTTQNEYSRSRTAATGNSNNFLPTGKKFDLQVNAEGYESQSNSFEVPQLQMVVRVALVPEMTSTEAKILILQERIFFDYDKVNIKPEAAFELDKLIEILKENENINIQVVSHTDERGSGAYNMKLSQDRAGSTVAYLIENGVDPERLSSEGKGKSELIKDCISGCSEEEHEENRRSEFKIVD, from the coding sequence ATGAAAAACCTATTTATACTAAGTATTTTTTGTTGCTTCGCATCAACCATGCTTTGGTCCCAGAACAGCGATACCCAAAAAGCAGATAAATACTTCGAAAGCTTTGCGTATGTCGATGCGATTGATGCTTACGAAAAATTAATTCAAAAGGGAAAAGCTAATGCTTATGTTTATAAGCAATTGGCAATAGCAAATATGAAGACTTCCAACTTCGAAGCATCTGAACGATTATTTAAGCGTTATCTAAGAAGTAATCGGAATCCAGAGGCTATAGATTACTTCAATTACGCTCAAACTCTTTTGATTAACGAGGAGTATGATGACTTCAAAAAAGCTATGCTTGATTTTGTCGATAAAGCGCCAACGGATCAAAGAGCAAAGGCCTTTCTAGAAAATCCAGATTACCTGATGGATTTACAATCGATGACCCCAAGATTTGAATTAAATAAACTCAGCTTAAGCTCTGATTTCTCAGATTTTGGAGCATACGAGTTCGATGGAAAGCTCTATTTCGTTTCAGCAAGGAACGAATCTCGTAAAAAATATGGATGGGATAACGAACCTTCTTTAGATATTTTTGTGGCTGAAAATGTTGCGGGGACGTTTAAAAATCCAATTGAAATCACAGGATATATCAATACCAAATACCACGAAGGCTCTATTGCTATCACTAAGGATAAATCGACTTTATACTTTACTAGAAACGACTTTTTATACGAAAAATATAGAAAAGATGACAACGGAGTGAACAATCTTAAAATTTATAAAGCAACACTAGTTAACGGAATGTTCCAAGATATCCAAGACTTGCCTTTTAATGATATTTCATTTTCCAATTCAAACCCAGCGTTAAGCCCAGACGGGAGTCAGCTTTATTTTTCAAGTGATAGAGCCGGAGGTTATGGATCTTCAGACCTCTATGTTGTGGATATTAATGCCGATGGAACTTACGGATCTCCACAAAATTTAGGGCCCACTCTCAATACAGAGGGAAGAGAAAACTTTCCATTCGTAGATGAAGAGGATATGCTTTATTTCTCCAGCGATGGACATCTAGGTCTTGGAGGCTTGGATGTTTTTTATTCTAAAGTAGATTCTGGTGACTTTACACCTCCTCAAAACTTAGGTCACCCATTAAACAGTAATGCCGATGATTTTGCGTTTACTTATAATGGCAACGTAGAATTAGGCTTTGTGTCTTCTAATAGAACCAGTACTAAAAAAGAAGAACGAACCGACAATATATACCGGGCTAAATTGGTAAGTCCACTAGAACAAACTTCTGTATTGGTTGAAGTTGTAGATGCCAATACTGAAGTTTATATCCAAGAAGCTCAACTTATTTTCTACGATACTACCCAAAATGAATATTCTAGGAGCAGAACAGCTGCTACTGGTAATAGCAATAACTTTTTACCAACTGGAAAGAAATTTGATTTGCAAGTGAATGCTGAAGGCTATGAGAGTCAATCCAACTCATTTGAAGTTCCTCAGCTACAAATGGTAGTTAGAGTCGCTTTAGTGCCAGAGATGACATCTACTGAAGCTAAGATTTTAATCCTTCAAGAACGCATCTTTTTTGATTATGACAAAGTCAATATAAAGCCAGAAGCTGCTTTTGAATTGGATAAGCTAATTGAAATCCTTAAAGAAAATGAAAATATAAACATTCAAGTGGTTAGCCATACCGATGAAAGAGGTTCAGGGGCTTACAACATGAAATTATCTCAAGACAGAGCTGGAAGTACAGTAGCCTACTTAATTGAAAACGGAGTTGATCCTGAAAGATTATCTTCTGAAGGTAAAGGGAAAAGTGAACTTATAAAAGATTGTATTTCTGGATGTAGTGAGGAAGAACACGAAGAAAATCGGCGTTCAGAATTCAAAATTGTAGACTAA
- a CDS encoding HTTM domain-containing protein, producing MNKTLFKQVDNSPLIVFRIIFGLLIALEAWGAIATGWVRRTLVEPKFTFNFIGFDFLQPIPEPGMYIYFGLMGSFGILIMLGVKYRLSIIAYTVLWTCVYLMQKTSYNNHYYLLILLLIFMCIVPAHTYFSYDARKNPNLRSIKMPNWVVLFLIAQVWIVYTYSSLAKFYPDWLDGTFPELLMKGRAHYWLIGDLLQDQWVHVCITYFGVLFDLLVVPLLLWKRTRITIFWISVFFHLFNSIVFQIGIFPYMSLAFSVFFFPKQYIQQTFLKSKPFYSDEAYAPPKSAPLIKTFFAVWFILQLILPLRHHFIKGEVLWTEEGHRASWRMMLRSKTGYASFKVKDLSTGVTSYVKLEEYLTQKQRRQLIKPDGVWQFTQHLKQDYAAREIPIEIYARIKVGVNGRQPEFLIDPKLDLTKITWNYFSHNDWILPQPKSMP from the coding sequence ATGAATAAAACCCTGTTTAAGCAAGTTGATAATTCTCCGCTCATCGTATTTAGAATTATTTTTGGTTTGCTTATTGCCTTAGAAGCTTGGGGAGCTATTGCTACTGGTTGGGTACGCAGAACCCTAGTTGAACCTAAGTTTACCTTCAACTTTATAGGATTCGATTTTTTACAGCCTATTCCAGAGCCCGGGATGTATATTTACTTTGGACTCATGGGGTCCTTTGGCATCTTAATCATGCTTGGAGTCAAATATAGATTGAGCATAATTGCCTATACTGTGTTGTGGACTTGCGTCTACTTAATGCAAAAAACCTCATACAATAATCACTATTACCTTCTTATCCTCCTCCTTATTTTTATGTGTATTGTTCCTGCACATACTTACTTTTCTTATGATGCTAGAAAAAATCCGAATCTGAGGTCTATAAAAATGCCCAATTGGGTCGTCCTATTTTTAATAGCTCAAGTCTGGATTGTGTATACCTATTCAAGTCTGGCAAAATTTTATCCAGATTGGTTAGATGGGACCTTTCCAGAACTTTTAATGAAAGGGCGAGCACATTATTGGCTCATTGGAGACCTCCTCCAAGACCAGTGGGTACATGTGTGCATCACTTATTTTGGCGTTTTATTCGATTTACTCGTCGTTCCTCTACTCTTATGGAAGAGAACCCGAATAACTATCTTCTGGATCAGTGTATTCTTTCATCTCTTCAACAGCATCGTGTTTCAGATTGGAATTTTTCCCTACATGTCGCTGGCATTTTCAGTATTCTTTTTCCCAAAGCAATATATCCAACAGACGTTTTTAAAATCCAAGCCGTTTTATAGTGACGAAGCCTACGCCCCCCCGAAATCAGCTCCATTAATCAAAACTTTTTTTGCAGTGTGGTTTATACTCCAGCTGATCTTGCCACTACGACATCATTTTATAAAAGGAGAGGTTCTTTGGACCGAAGAAGGCCATAGAGCGAGCTGGAGAATGATGTTAAGGTCAAAAACAGGTTATGCAAGCTTTAAGGTGAAAGACCTCTCTACAGGTGTAACCAGTTACGTCAAGCTTGAAGAGTATTTAACTCAAAAACAAAGACGACAACTTATTAAACCTGATGGGGTTTGGCAATTTACTCAACACTTGAAACAAGACTACGCAGCAAGAGAAATTCCTATCGAAATATACGCTCGTATAAAAGTAGGTGTTAACGGAAGACAGCCTGAATTCCTTATAGATCCAAAACTTGATTTGACCAAAATCACTTGGAATTATTTTTCTCATAATGATTGGATTTTACCTCAACCTAAATCGATGCCTTAA
- the hflX gene encoding GTPase HflX gives MLDAQNINYETTVLIGIVNQFQNEEKSKEYLDELEFLTYTAGGEVLKRFQQKLEVPNPKTFIGKGKLEQVRDYVEEHQVGTAIFDDELSPGQQRSIEKILKCKVVDRTYLIMDIFAQRAKTSNASTQVELAQYEYLLPRLAGLWTHLERQQGGIGMRGPGETEIETDRRIVRDKITLLKKKLKTIDKQMAVQRGNRGSLVRVALVGYTNVGKSTLMNVISKSEVFAENKLFATLDTTVRKVVIRNLPFLLTDTVGFIRKLPTQLVESFKSTLDEVREADLLLHVVDISHENFEDHIESVNSILDDINAKDKPCIMVFNKIDNYEPEVIEEDDLMVEKSYQHYTLEEWKKTWMQREGDNVLFISATEKENIEEFRKKVYETARKIHIKRFPYNNFLYPEYEAYTGDEEEEM, from the coding sequence ATGCTAGACGCTCAAAATATAAACTATGAAACAACAGTCCTTATTGGGATTGTTAATCAGTTTCAAAATGAAGAAAAATCCAAGGAATATCTAGATGAGTTAGAATTCCTTACTTATACTGCTGGTGGAGAAGTTTTAAAACGTTTTCAACAAAAATTAGAGGTTCCAAATCCTAAAACTTTTATAGGAAAAGGAAAACTAGAACAAGTAAGAGATTATGTGGAAGAACATCAAGTAGGTACTGCTATTTTTGATGATGAATTATCTCCTGGTCAACAAAGAAGTATCGAAAAAATACTCAAGTGCAAAGTGGTCGATAGAACCTACCTTATTATGGACATTTTTGCTCAACGCGCAAAAACAAGTAACGCTAGCACTCAAGTAGAACTTGCTCAATACGAATACTTGTTACCAAGGCTTGCCGGTCTTTGGACCCACTTGGAAAGACAGCAAGGTGGTATTGGTATGCGAGGCCCCGGTGAAACTGAAATTGAAACCGATAGACGTATTGTAAGAGATAAAATCACCTTGCTTAAAAAAAAGCTAAAAACCATAGACAAGCAGATGGCTGTTCAACGTGGGAACCGAGGAAGCCTTGTAAGAGTAGCTCTCGTTGGCTATACCAATGTTGGTAAATCTACGCTGATGAATGTGATAAGCAAAAGTGAAGTTTTTGCAGAAAATAAGTTATTCGCTACCTTAGACACTACGGTTAGGAAAGTAGTGATCCGTAATCTTCCTTTCTTGCTTACCGATACAGTAGGTTTTATAAGAAAGTTACCCACTCAACTTGTGGAGTCGTTCAAATCCACCTTAGATGAAGTCAGAGAAGCCGACTTGCTTTTACATGTAGTCGATATCTCTCATGAAAATTTCGAAGATCACATCGAGTCAGTGAATAGTATTTTAGACGATATTAACGCTAAAGATAAACCTTGTATCATGGTCTTTAATAAAATTGATAACTACGAACCTGAAGTGATCGAAGAAGATGATTTGATGGTTGAAAAATCCTATCAACATTACACCCTTGAGGAGTGGAAAAAAACATGGATGCAGCGGGAAGGCGATAATGTTTTATTTATCTCGGCAACAGAGAAAGAAAATATTGAAGAATTTAGAAAAAAAGTCTACGAAACTGCCAGAAAAATACACATTAAACGTTTTCCATATAACAACTTCTTATATCCAGAATACGAAGCTTATACTGGAGATGAGGAGGAGGAGATGTAG